In one window of Acidobacteriota bacterium DNA:
- a CDS encoding DUF1501 domain-containing protein: MNTLSQNELRDTTRRHFFGQCAVGLGSIALNCLLSNEGLSAPQHPTIDSSKPMAPRKPPLPAKAKRVIYLFMAGAPSQLELFSDKPKLRELTGQPPPPSLMKGKRFAFLKGNETLLGTKRKFAQYGQSGMTLSELLPHHRQIVDEVCWLRGMSTDVFNHGPAKLFMNTGFQIPGRPAFGAWATYGLGSESKDLPGFVVLQSGRRGPRGGATLWSSGFLPTSFQGVPFRGQGDPILNLQSPAGLGREQERDFYDTVGALNKARHEQTGDPEILTRLNAYEMAFRMQTSAPELMDLSQESAATLALYGVKPGESGFAANALLARRMIERGVRFVQLYHTDWDHHGERGNNLDGDLEARCREVDQASAALVLDLKQRGLLEDTIVVWGGEFGRTPMGEVRETTGRDHHIEGFTLWVAGGGFKPGYLHGETDELGFGVVDGGTHVHDLHATLLYQLGFDHEKLTYRFQGRDFRLTDVHGKVIMDVLA, from the coding sequence ATGAACACGCTTTCTCAAAATGAATTACGCGATACGACACGCCGTCATTTCTTCGGGCAATGCGCGGTCGGACTGGGTTCCATTGCGCTCAACTGTTTGCTCTCGAACGAGGGCTTGAGCGCGCCGCAGCACCCAACCATTGATTCAAGCAAGCCGATGGCGCCACGCAAACCGCCGCTGCCAGCCAAAGCCAAGCGGGTGATTTATCTGTTTATGGCGGGCGCGCCTTCGCAACTGGAATTGTTTTCCGACAAGCCGAAGCTGCGGGAATTGACGGGACAACCGCCGCCGCCGAGTTTGATGAAAGGCAAACGTTTTGCCTTTCTCAAAGGCAACGAAACACTGCTGGGGACGAAGCGCAAGTTTGCGCAATACGGGCAAAGCGGGATGACACTCAGCGAATTGCTGCCGCATCATCGCCAGATCGTAGACGAGGTTTGCTGGTTGCGCGGGATGTCCACCGATGTCTTCAATCACGGCCCGGCGAAGCTGTTTATGAACACGGGCTTTCAAATCCCCGGTCGCCCCGCGTTCGGTGCGTGGGCGACATACGGGCTTGGCAGTGAATCGAAAGACCTGCCTGGCTTCGTCGTATTGCAAAGCGGGCGGCGTGGCCCGCGCGGCGGTGCGACGTTGTGGAGCAGCGGCTTTTTGCCGACTTCGTTTCAAGGCGTGCCCTTTCGCGGACAGGGCGATCCGATTCTCAACCTGCAAAGTCCGGCGGGACTCGGACGCGAGCAGGAACGCGATTTTTACGACACGGTCGGCGCGTTGAATAAAGCACGGCACGAGCAAACCGGTGACCCTGAAATCCTGACGCGGCTGAACGCTTATGAAATGGCCTTTCGCATGCAAACGAGCGCGCCGGAATTGATGGATTTGAGCCAGGAATCGGCGGCGACGCTGGCGCTCTATGGCGTGAAGCCGGGCGAGTCGGGCTTTGCGGCGAATGCGTTGCTGGCGCGGCGCATGATCGAACGCGGCGTGCGTTTCGTGCAGTTGTATCACACCGATTGGGATCATCACGGCGAACGCGGCAACAACCTTGATGGCGACCTCGAAGCCCGTTGCCGCGAGGTTGACCAAGCCAGTGCCGCGCTCGTGCTCGACCTGAAACAACGCGGCCTGTTGGAAGACACCATCGTCGTTTGGGGTGGCGAATTCGGGCGCACGCCAATGGGCGAAGTACGCGAGACGACCGGGCGCGATCATCACATCGAAGGCTTCACGCTGTGGGTGGCGGGCGGCGGTTTCAAACCCGGCTATTTGCACGGCGAAACCGATGAACTCGGCTTTGGCGTGGTTGACGGCGGCACCCACGTACACGATTTGCACGCCACGTTGCTATATCAACTTGGCTTCGATCACGAAAAGCTGACTTATCGGTTT